ATCCGCCGGTGTGGTGCTGGCCGGAAACGATCCGCGTGCCGTCCTGTCCATGCTGGACCTGTCCCGCGCCAGCTACCGGAAGATGTGGCAGAACCTGGTGTGGGCCACCGGCTACAACGTCCTGTCCGTGCCACTGGCCGCCGGCGTGCTGGCCTTCGCCGGGGTGGTCCTCTCCCCCGCGGCCGGTGCGGTGCTGATGTCCGCCTCCACCGTGGTGGTGGCCCTGAACGCCCAGCTCCTCCGCCGCCTGAAACTGAACCCGTCCGAGGCACGTTGAGCACTGCAGACCGATTGGAAGGAGGGACCGCCATGACCACCCGAGCCGTGGCGTCCCTCTTCCGCCGAGCCTGGCTGTTCGCCGCCGCCCTTGCCGTCATCGCAGGGCTGCTGGGCATGCACGTGCTGACTTCCGGGCACGCCTCGCACGGTGCCGTATCGCAGGGCGAAATGGCCCCGGGCCCGATGCCGCATTCGGCAGCTGCCGGGCATACCGTCGTCGCGCATTCTGCCGGTCCTGATCATGCCGGCCACACGCCGGCCGCCTCCGCCGCGGACATGCAGGAGCTTGCCTCTTCGGCCTGCGGTGGTTCCTGCCCGGGGGCACAGGAATCGGGGGCGCCCTGCGTCCCATCGGCGCCCAGCGGCCCTGTCACCCTTTCCCCGCCACAGGCAACCCTGGCCGTCCTGCCGCTGCTGCCGTCAGCCAGCAGGCCCGGCGCGGCTTACGACTACCTGCCGCCCAGCCCCACGCCCTGCGACCTGTCCATCAGCCGGACGTAAAGCGGACTGCGCCTCCCATCACGGCCCAGTTCCACTACATCCCTGAAGGACAACCATGAACACCACTTTCAAGACCCTTTCCATTGCTGCTGCCCTGGCAGCTTCTCTCGGCCTCGCCGGGTGCGCCGCCAACGCCGGCTCCGGCAGCAGCATGCCCATGGACCACGGCAGCTCCGGCGCCATGTCCAGCAGCATGCCCAGCGCCGGCAACCTGCCCAGCGCAGGTGACGACCATAACCAGGCGGACATCATGTTTGCCCAGATGATGATCCCCCACCACTCGCAGGCGGTGGAGATGAGCGACATCGTCCTGGCCAAGTCCGATGTGCCGGCGGAGGTGACCGCGCTGGCCACCAGGATCAAGGGGGCACAGGCACCGGAGATCAAGCAGATGACCGGCTGGCTGTCGGGCTGGGGCGCGCCCACCGCCATGAGTGACCACTCCGGTCACGGCATGACCGGGATGGTGGACGATGCCGGCATCGACAAGCTCAAGTCAGCCAGCGGGACCGAGGCCGCGAAGCTGTTCCTGGAGCAGATGATCGGCCACCACGAGGGCGCCATCAACATGGCACAGCAGGAGATCAGTGCCGGCAAGTCCCCGGAAGCGGTGAAGCTGGGCCATGACATCGTGGACGCCCAGCAGGCGGAGATCACCCAGATGAAGCAGCTGCTGGCTGCGCTGTAGCCGCACGTCCGCGGACCAGCGAATATGGACGGCGCGGCGGCGGTCCCCGGGAGACCGCCGCCGCGCCGTTGCGTGTTAAGTTGAAAGGCACGGGCCCGAGCGGGTCCGGCACCAGCTGGGAAAAGAGAACATCTCCTTGGACACTTCCGCGCCAGTACGAATCCTGACTGTCTGTACCGGGAACATCTGCCGGTCGCCCGTGGCCGAGAGGCTGCTGCAGGCGGGGCTGGACCAGGTGGTACCGGGTGGTTTCCAGGTGGCCAGTGCAGGAACCCGGGCGCTGGTGGGCGAGCCCATGCAGCCCATTTCGGCGGACATCGTGCGGACCTTTGGCGGGGACCCGGAAGGGTTCGCGGCGCGGCAGCTCACGCCGAAGATCCTGCGTGGCGTGGACCTGGTGCTCACCATGACCTCAGGGCACCGCGGAGAGGTCCTCCAGCTGGACGCTTCCCTGCTTAAGCGGACGTTCACCATCCGCGAGTTTGCCCGCATGGTCGACGTCCTCGACCAGCGGGCGGCTGCCGGGGACAGCCAGCGGGCGGCTGCTGCAGGCAGCCAGCCCGCCGCCGTCGTATCCTCCGCCGACGCGTCTTCCCGGGACGCCGCGTCCGGCACGCAAGGGTCCGACGCCGATGGTGGGCTCGCTGCCAACGCCGCCTTGTGGCGGGGGTTGCCGGCGCGGGCCGCCGGGGTGCGTCACCTCTCGCTCCCGGCGGACGCGTCGGATAACGACATCGTGGACCCGTACCGCCGTGCGCCGGAGGTCTACCGGGAGATGGAAGACCAGCTGGCCCCCGCGATCATCTCCATCCTGCGCCACGCCCGCCTCAACTTCCCGGCCGGCGGGCAATAATCCCTGCAGCGGAAGGGCCTTACCGCAACTCCATGGCGACCAGGGGAGGCCTTTCCCAGGTGACAGTTTGGATACTCCTGTAGCCAATTGGGGCCTGGGGGACGGACACTGATCCCACCAGTCACAATGAGGTGGAGGCGTCATGAGCATCCCAGGCGGTTCTGATCCATCCGGGCCCGGCGGCGCCGGAAACCCCAACCCCCGGCAGCCGGGCCCAGCCGGTACCCACCGTCCTGCCTGGATCGTTGCCCTTGGCCGTCGCCGCTGGATCGCAGCCCTGCTGGCGCTGGTGCTGGTGGTGGCCGCGGGCATCGCGGTCTTCAGCCTGAACCGGGCTTACCAGGAAGCGCAGCCTGCAGCCACCCAGACCCAGTCGCCCAGCGCGACCCCCACGCCGACGCCGACTCCCACGGCGTCCGAAACTCCCCCGCCGGCGCCTGCTCCACCGCCGCCACCTGCGCCGATCCCGGACCTGCCCGCGGCCCCAATGAACATCCTGGTCATCGGCAGCGACACCCGCGATGTCCCGGCCCGCGAGGCCGCAGCCCATACGGCAGCCACCGGTGAACCCCAGGACCAGCGGGCGGACACGCTCATGGTGGTCCACGTTCCTGCCGACCGGCGGAGCCTCTACCTCATCTCCATCAACCGCGACAACTGGGTGGACATCCCCGGGTTCGGCAGCGCCAAGATCAACGCCGCGCTGCAGTACGGCGGCATTGACATGCAGACGGCCACGGTCCAGCAGCTGCTGGGAATCACCATCGACCACACGCTGATGCTCGATTTTGGCGGGTTCAAGATCCTGGTGGACGGTCTGGGCGGGATCGACGTCAATGTCCCGATCGCCTTCCAGTCCACCATCGACACCCAGCATGTCTTCAGCGCCGGCGTGAACCACCTCGATGGCCAGGCTGCGCTGGAGTTCTCCCGCGAGCGCCATGCCTTCACAGACGGCGACTTCCAGCGTGTCCGTGACCAGCAGATCATGCTCCGCGCCATCCTGGGCCGCCTCACCGCGGGCGGTGCCCTCAATGACGTGAATGCGGTGCGGTCGCTGGTCGATTTTGCCTCCTGCTGCCTCACGGTGGACAGGGGCTTCGATCCCATTCAGGCCGCAATGCTGGCCTACAGCCTGCGGAACCTCGATGTGAACGCCATCGGCACCATGACGCTTCCGACGACGGGCTCCGGCTTCGTGGCCGGGCAGTCCGTGCTGTTCCCGGACTACGGGGGCATCGCGGCGGTGGGCGCGGCCCTGCGGGAGGGCCGGATCGCGGACTTCGCGAAGCCGTAGCCGGGCGGGGCGCCCATATAAGATTTCGCGGCGCAAATTGCTTTCCGCGGCCCACATGTCAGGGGCCGCAGGGAACGTGCGGGGCGCGGGTATATTTGCGCGTCGTACACCCCGGGTTCACCCGGCCGCCGGAATTTGTGTGCCGGCCCGGGAAAGCCTGAGGACATGACTGAGTCCTCCCAGGCAGGGGTTTCCCGCCGCACCATCGTCAAGAGTTCCGTCCTCGCCGCCGCGCTGGCATCCGTGCCTGCCGCCAACGCTTCGGCAGCGACCCAATCTCCCGCGGCGTCGCGCTGGTCCGCAACCGGCTCACCCTGCCCAGCGGCATCGCCACCGGCGACGTCACCTCCGATTCCGCCGTCCTCTGGTCCCGCGCCTCGGGCGCCGGGCGGATGACGGCGGTCCTCCGGGCAGTGGACGACGGCCAGGTCCTGCGCGGG
This region of Arthrobacter sp. DNA4 genomic DNA includes:
- a CDS encoding DUF305 domain-containing protein, with translation MNTTFKTLSIAAALAASLGLAGCAANAGSGSSMPMDHGSSGAMSSSMPSAGNLPSAGDDHNQADIMFAQMMIPHHSQAVEMSDIVLAKSDVPAEVTALATRIKGAQAPEIKQMTGWLSGWGAPTAMSDHSGHGMTGMVDDAGIDKLKSASGTEAAKLFLEQMIGHHEGAINMAQQEISAGKSPEAVKLGHDIVDAQQAEITQMKQLLAAL
- a CDS encoding low molecular weight phosphatase family protein, with the translated sequence MDTSAPVRILTVCTGNICRSPVAERLLQAGLDQVVPGGFQVASAGTRALVGEPMQPISADIVRTFGGDPEGFAARQLTPKILRGVDLVLTMTSGHRGEVLQLDASLLKRTFTIREFARMVDVLDQRAAAGDSQRAAAAGSQPAAVVSSADASSRDAASGTQGSDADGGLAANAALWRGLPARAAGVRHLSLPADASDNDIVDPYRRAPEVYREMEDQLAPAIISILRHARLNFPAGGQ
- a CDS encoding LCP family protein; the encoded protein is MSIPGGSDPSGPGGAGNPNPRQPGPAGTHRPAWIVALGRRRWIAALLALVLVVAAGIAVFSLNRAYQEAQPAATQTQSPSATPTPTPTPTASETPPPAPAPPPPPAPIPDLPAAPMNILVIGSDTRDVPAREAAAHTAATGEPQDQRADTLMVVHVPADRRSLYLISINRDNWVDIPGFGSAKINAALQYGGIDMQTATVQQLLGITIDHTLMLDFGGFKILVDGLGGIDVNVPIAFQSTIDTQHVFSAGVNHLDGQAALEFSRERHAFTDGDFQRVRDQQIMLRAILGRLTAGGALNDVNAVRSLVDFASCCLTVDRGFDPIQAAMLAYSLRNLDVNAIGTMTLPTTGSGFVAGQSVLFPDYGGIAAVGAALREGRIADFAKP